GTATTCCCCCGTCTCCTCTTTATAATAGAGTCCCGTCAGGCGAATCATCCTGTCTTCAATGACCGCATGTGCCGCCACCGGCGAGGAACACCCTCCATCCAGGTACCGCACAAACGCACGTTCTGCTAATGCCGCATACGTTCCGTCCAGATCTGAAAATCCTTCCAGAAACGAGTAATCCTCACCTGCTCTGCCCTGAAGCGCAAGGATCCCCTGTCCCGCCGAAGGAATGATCTCTTCCGGTTCAAAATATCTGCTGATTCTACCCGCGAGTCCGAGCCGTTTAAGGCCTGCCGCAGCGAGCACAAGCGCAGAATACTCCCCGCTGTCCAGTTTTGCCAGGCGGGTAATCACATTTCCTCGCACACTTTTGAACTCTGCCTGCGGAAACAGTTCCCGAAGCTGCAGAATTCTTCTCAGGCTGGAACAGCCGACAGGTTTTGAGAAATCGATTTCTTC
The Ruminococcus gauvreauii genome window above contains:
- the hemC gene encoding hydroxymethylbilane synthase, which translates into the protein MAAPEKFCVGSRESKLAVIQSEMVISYIKETCPETEVSLLTMKTTGDIILDRTLDKVGGKGLFVKELDKALLDRRSDLSVHSLKDMPMEVPDELPVVAFSKREDPRDVLVLPQGAEEIDFSKPVGCSSLRRILQLRELFPQAEFKSVRGNVITRLAKLDSGEYSALVLAAAGLKRLGLAGRISRYFEPEEIIPSAGQGILALQGRAGEDYSFLEGFSDLDGTYAALAERAFVRYLDGGCSSPVAAHAVIEDRMIRLTGLYYKEETGEYIKGSREGSAEDAELLGEELARELKEKLEG